One genomic window of Polyangium aurulentum includes the following:
- a CDS encoding class I adenylate-forming enzyme family protein, which produces MFIGDWMERGERYFADALAVVDVAKKERGRFTYREMNRRANRLAAYLRDEVGVGRGDRVGILAMNGVEFLDAFFACGKLGAIFVPFNWRSHPRETAELVRQTGPKALLFDDDFRAGVSEIKDECPSVTTWLHTGGEGIAGSKPYAGALEGASDAPVQNDAVDAEDIVCLLFTGGTTGLPKGAQVSYRMIAWNTLNTLIHELSRGDVTITHTPMFHTGALFVYTIPLLTIGGTVVIMRKWTADDMLGLIEEEKATLLFCVPTQYQMMMQSPRFGSAKLGSLRFLTSGGAPLPVPIIRAYREQHGIPFKQGFGMTEFGPGIFSMGPEHAETKAGSIGKPNYFVDARIVDDDNRPLPAGEVGELVLKGPSASSGYFNNPEASRASVDAEGWFHTGDMARVDADGFYYIADRKKDMFISGGENVYPAEIEKVLYEHPAVAQCAVIGVADEKWGEVGRAVVVTKPGAAATEEQILAHCRDNLAKYKVPKSVIFVDAMPLSAAGKILKRELKEKYAR; this is translated from the coding sequence ATGTTCATCGGGGACTGGATGGAGCGCGGCGAGCGGTATTTTGCGGATGCGCTCGCCGTCGTCGACGTGGCCAAGAAGGAGCGCGGCCGCTTCACGTACCGGGAAATGAACCGCCGCGCCAACCGGCTGGCAGCCTATCTGCGGGACGAGGTGGGCGTGGGGCGCGGCGATCGGGTGGGCATTCTGGCCATGAACGGCGTCGAATTCCTCGACGCATTCTTCGCCTGCGGCAAGCTCGGCGCGATCTTCGTCCCCTTCAACTGGCGCAGCCACCCGCGCGAGACGGCCGAGCTCGTGAGACAAACCGGCCCCAAGGCCCTCCTCTTCGACGACGATTTCCGCGCCGGGGTCTCCGAGATCAAGGACGAATGTCCCAGCGTGACGACCTGGCTGCACACGGGCGGCGAGGGAATCGCGGGCAGCAAGCCCTACGCGGGGGCGCTCGAGGGGGCATCCGATGCGCCCGTCCAGAATGACGCGGTCGACGCGGAGGATATCGTCTGCCTGCTCTTCACGGGCGGCACGACGGGGCTGCCGAAGGGCGCGCAGGTCTCGTACCGGATGATCGCGTGGAACACGCTGAACACGCTGATCCACGAGCTATCGCGCGGCGACGTGACCATCACGCACACGCCGATGTTCCACACCGGCGCGCTCTTCGTGTACACGATTCCGCTGCTAACGATCGGCGGCACGGTGGTCATCATGCGCAAATGGACCGCCGACGACATGCTCGGGCTGATCGAGGAGGAGAAGGCGACGCTCCTCTTCTGCGTGCCCACGCAATATCAGATGATGATGCAATCGCCGCGGTTCGGGTCGGCGAAGCTCGGGAGCCTGCGCTTTTTGACGAGCGGCGGCGCGCCCCTGCCCGTGCCGATCATCCGCGCCTACCGCGAGCAACACGGGATTCCGTTCAAGCAGGGCTTCGGCATGACCGAGTTCGGCCCTGGGATCTTCTCGATGGGCCCCGAGCACGCGGAGACGAAGGCGGGGAGCATTGGAAAGCCCAATTATTTCGTCGACGCGCGGATCGTGGACGACGACAACCGGCCGCTGCCCGCGGGCGAGGTGGGCGAGCTGGTGCTCAAGGGCCCGTCGGCGAGCTCGGGATATTTCAACAACCCCGAGGCGTCGCGCGCGAGCGTGGACGCGGAGGGCTGGTTCCACACGGGCGACATGGCGCGGGTGGACGCGGACGGCTTTTATTACATCGCCGACCGCAAGAAGGACATGTTCATCTCGGGCGGCGAGAACGTCTACCCGGCCGAGATCGAGAAGGTCCTCTACGAGCATCCGGCCGTCGCGCAGTGCGCGGTGATCGGCGTGGCGGATGAGAAATGGGGCGAGGTGGGCCGGGCCGTCGTGGTGACGAAGCCCGGGGCGGCTGCGACGGAGGAGCAGATCCTCGCGCATTGCCGTGACAACCTCGCCAAGTACAAGGTTCCGAAGTCGGTGATCTTCGTGGATGCGATGCCGCTCTCTGCGGCCGGGAAGATCCTGAAGCGCGAGCTCAAGGAAAAATATGCGCGATAG
- a CDS encoding polyhydroxyalkanoate synthesis regulator DNA-binding domain-containing protein, with protein MDERANGGGGLVAAQHARLRRPGSFCYDAGPMVVKKYGNRRLYDTEESRYVTLEEVAERIRRGDDVYVVDAKTGHDLTQVTLAQIILESRGAARLLPVPLLRQLIRMGDDALAEFFGRTLSWSLDFYLLAKKGAQVLPRGPFGVMPFMNPFAALLASSAPWTSPMQSSAAPPTLEVEAPVEVEVEVEPERNGQAEEIAALRRELEELKRVVSKQNRSD; from the coding sequence ATGGACGAGCGGGCGAACGGCGGCGGAGGGCTTGTTGCGGCGCAGCACGCGCGCTTGCGCCGCCCGGGTTCGTTCTGCTACGACGCGGGTCCCATGGTCGTGAAGAAGTACGGCAACCGGCGGTTGTACGACACCGAGGAGAGCCGCTACGTCACGCTCGAAGAGGTGGCCGAGCGCATCCGCCGCGGCGATGACGTGTACGTCGTCGACGCGAAGACCGGGCACGACCTCACGCAGGTGACGCTCGCGCAGATCATCCTCGAGAGCCGCGGGGCTGCGCGGCTTCTTCCGGTGCCGCTCTTGCGCCAGCTCATCCGCATGGGCGACGACGCGCTCGCCGAGTTCTTCGGCCGCACGCTCTCGTGGTCGCTCGACTTCTACCTTCTCGCGAAGAAGGGCGCGCAGGTCCTGCCGCGTGGCCCGTTCGGCGTGATGCCGTTCATGAACCCCTTCGCCGCGCTCCTCGCGAGCTCGGCGCCCTGGACCTCTCCCATGCAGTCCTCGGCCGCGCCGCCGACCCTCGAGGTCGAGGCGCCCGTCGAGGTCGAGGTCGAGGTCGAGCCCGAGCGCAACGGGCAGGCCGAGGAGATCGCGGCCCTGCGGCGCGAGCTCGAGGAGCTGAAGCGCGTCGTCAGCAAGCAAAACCGCAGCGACTGA